The Bacillus sp. F19 DNA segment CCATTTCAAAGGAAGCATGACACGGATTTCCCCTTAGATTCTTTTTATAATATAAATGAGATCCCGGATCTGACTGCCTTTTTTAACGAACAGAGGGTAGCCGCCATTCATGCACATCATGGCAAGCATGCCGTTGATGTCTTTCCGCTTGCCATGCAGCATAACCTTCCATTTATAGTCAGCATCCGCGGTTCTGACGGTTCGGCACAAAGCGAAGCGCTGTATAATAGAAACTTTTCGCGTTACCGTTCAATTGTCAATCATGACAGTTTATTCGTGCCGGTTTGTGAATATCTTGGAAATGAGCTTCTGAAGCTTGGGGTTCCAAACTGTAAAATAAATGTTCTGTATGGAGGAATTGACCTGGATGTGTTTCCATTTCAAGAACGCCACAAACCTGCTGATGGGGAGTTTGTCATCATTTCAGTCGGCAGACTGGTTCAAAAAAAGGGGCATGATACACTGATACGAGCTTTTAAGTCGGTCCATGAAACATATCCGAATATTAAGCTTAAAATCATTGGAGGCGGAAAGGAGAGAGCTAATCTCGAAGCGCTGATCGGGGAACTGCATCTAACGAATGCTGTGTTTTTATTAGGAAAAATGAGCTTGTTTGATATAGCAGAAGAACTGAAAAAAGCGCACCTCTTTTGTTTGCCGAGTGAAATAGCCCAAAACGGAGATGTGGAAGGCATTCCAAATGCTATTAAAGAAGCGATGGCGATTGGTCTACCCGTGATATCAACCAGGCATGCAGGGATACCTGAGATGATTTCTCATCTTCGCACAGGCTATTTAATTGAAGAAAGAAATGTTCAGCAGCTCTCGGACGGAATTGAATCATTCCTCCGTTCACAAGAAACATGGAGTGACTATACCCGTGCTGCAAGACATGTGATTGAAGAACGATTCGACTTGAAAAAACAGCTGATCAAGCAGCATGAGATGTATGATAAATTTCTTAAGAAGAATTGGTAATAAACGCAGAATGAAATCTGCGTTTTTTTCTGCTGCAATTAAGAAATGCCCAAGTGCCTTGGTCAGCGCAGGCATGGAGGATCCATTCTGTCTGAGGATTAAGACGCTGAGTACGGCAATCTTTCTTATCCAATAAAAAAAACACCTGACTAGGTGCCAAAGTATTTGCTGTTTGCATCTATGATAAGCTGAGGAAGCTCATGCAATCCCTCTCTTTTTAAAAAGGCAAGCAGCTTCTCTTTTTCCTGCTTCGTGACATTCCAATCAGATGGGATTTCTGCAAGAATCGCCCGAATGTCCTCTTGCTTTACATTTCTCATTTTTTCACTGAAATCATAAAGCAAAAGGGGATCCATAAGAAGCGAACTAGCCCATTTGTATACAGGCATATCAACGCGGTAAACAGGCTCTTTAGAAAGTGTTTCTTCATTCCATACATACATGCCCGGAAAGCATCTGCCATGATCAATCATCCAAAAGAAATAGGTTCCGTTTTCTTTTTCTTCAAACAGTATATTTGTCCGGCTGCGGTCATTGTTGTTCACCCACTGATCAAACACGAGCATTCCCGCCAGGTCTTTCATATTTACAAGGTTTTCTTTTTGCGGAGGCATTGAAAGCTCTGCATAGGATTTTACATTTGTCAGAAATGGAAAAGCCAGATGGTTACCCTGCTTATAAGAAGAATAGCGGCATGCAGGTATTTCTGCCAGAGAGTCTTCAGGCATATGAACAACCTTTAGCGGCAAACACGGCAAATCAAGAAGATGGGCAAGCTTTGCTGTAAGCCACTCATTTACTATTTCCCGTTTGCGGTAGTGCCGCACCATATGAAATTTAACCACATAATGATTCCCATCACTGAATAAAAACAGCTGCGCATAATTTCCTTCCAATGTTTTTAAGTATTGGATTGGCATGATCTCTTTATCTGACAAGTATCCATCCCCCTTATACTAGGAAGAGCTGTTATAGACAGCTCTTTACTCATCCTCTCCTTCAACAGCATCTTCACTGAGCGGAAGTTCAAGTTCAGTAATTTCATCTAAATGGAAAGTCACGGGTTCTCCTCCATTTTCATAAAAACGGTCGATGATAAAAGCAGCTTTTTCATCATCTGAATTGTATGATTTGAAGGCAGCTTCATAATGAATTTTTTCCCCGAGATGAACATTTACTTCATCCCCCGCTGTTATTCCGGCCAATTTTTGTTTTATATCATTTGATTCTTCAAAGTTAAAAAAGATTACTTTGCCCATAATATCCTCCTTTGATGCTCCATTTCCTATACAGTATATGTAACACCTCTCCAGAAAGTTAACCAGTAAACGCGAACTTCGGTCATAAACGCCATGACCTTTCATAAAATGTATCATTATCCAAAGCAGAGAAGGAGATATATATGATTGGATGGATCGACTTTATTTTACTGTTTTTAGCGAGCTTCAGGCTTACCAGGTTGCTTGTTTTTGATAAAATAACAGCTTTTATCAGAAGGCCTTTTCATAAGGAAGCGGAAGAGGTTTTGCCTGATGGAAGCACACTTTCCTATATTGAAATAAAGGGAGAGGGGCTTCAGAAGTGGATTGGCGAATTGCTCAGCTGTTACTGGTGTACGGGTATTTGGACTTCTGCCTTTCTGTATATTATTTTCGTTAACATGCCGGACCTCGCATCTCCCCTGATACTCATTCTGGCGATCGCAGGCTGTGCAGCGATTCTTGAATCTATTATTGAAAAATTAATCTTCTAAAAAAAGAGTCTATGCCGCTAGACTCTTTTTTGTATTCTTTGCACATAATCTCTGGACTGGACTAA contains these protein-coding regions:
- a CDS encoding glycosyltransferase, which translates into the protein METIAHYLTEDVKINQRFIYNQMVYQGLYRSIVIGPFQRKHDTDFPLDSFYNINEIPDLTAFFNEQRVAAIHAHHGKHAVDVFPLAMQHNLPFIVSIRGSDGSAQSEALYNRNFSRYRSIVNHDSLFVPVCEYLGNELLKLGVPNCKINVLYGGIDLDVFPFQERHKPADGEFVIISVGRLVQKKGHDTLIRAFKSVHETYPNIKLKIIGGGKERANLEALIGELHLTNAVFLLGKMSLFDIAEELKKAHLFCLPSEIAQNGDVEGIPNAIKEAMAIGLPVISTRHAGIPEMISHLRTGYLIEERNVQQLSDGIESFLRSQETWSDYTRAARHVIEERFDLKKQLIKQHEMYDKFLKKNW
- a CDS encoding DUF1360 domain-containing protein encodes the protein MIGWIDFILLFLASFRLTRLLVFDKITAFIRRPFHKEAEEVLPDGSTLSYIEIKGEGLQKWIGELLSCYWCTGIWTSAFLYIIFVNMPDLASPLILILAIAGCAAILESIIEKLIF